One part of the Glycine max cultivar Williams 82 chromosome 14, Glycine_max_v4.0, whole genome shotgun sequence genome encodes these proteins:
- the LOC100810634 gene encoding B3 domain-containing protein REM20, which yields MQSMHPYSLECYIYMCVIYLCVFWHFNFLTKFHWMAAKKYFVTVFKPEEHSESMLIPDAFVKSTRLQGWRIPEDVILTNVGRRVWNVKTRLVGNKIYFEEGWKVFQEENFLGKEDYLVFKYDGANIFKVVILEQSSRCERTEAEEEDEVIEITDDEEHEEAEDDEDEGDDDDQYREMEEEHSAEYMRSQSHPRRASKRLSATSYSPTVEGPHLEDYEFDPQMYIQPGNPNFEAKLFKNRPNELHVPKNVIKDSSLTFGEQITLSRCQCFQFEDTQRDELRDYHGLPQWTPIYSEVAKVSEWRDGRVCIKGWTSFCKKNKINKNDACICEIISGEDRIIRTIQVHVLGARNG from the exons ATGCAGTCAATGCATCCTTACTCACTAGagtgctatatatatatgtgtgtgatatatctgtgtgtgttctggcatttcaatttcttgacCAAATTTCATTGGATGGCTGCCAAGAAGTACTTCGTCACAGTCTTCAAACCGGAGGAACACTCCGAAAGCATG CTTATCCCAGATGCTTTTGTGAAATCTACACGCTTACAAGGATGGAGGATCCCTGAGGATGTCATCCTCACAAATGTTGGTAGGAGAGTTTGGAATGTGAAAACACGTCTTGTTGGAAACAAAATTTACTTTGAAGAGGGTTGGAAggtttttcaagaagaaaactTTTTAGGAAAAGAAGATTATCTTGTTTTTAAGTATGATGGGGCCAACATTTTCAAGGTTGTAATTCTTGAACAATCATCACGGTGTGAAAGGACAGAAGCTGAAGAAGAGGATGAGGTGATAGAGATTACAGATGATGAAGAACATGAAGAAGCTGAGGATGATGAGGATGaaggtgatgatgatgatcagtATAGAGAAATGGAAGAAGAACATAGTGCTGAATACATGAGGAGTCAAAGTCATCCTCGTAGAGCTTCCAAAA GGTTGAGTGCAACAAGTTACAGTCCTACGGTTGAAGGTCCTCATCTTGAAGACTATGAATTTGATCCGCAAATGTATATTCAGCCTGGAAATCCAAATTTTGAAGCAAAGCTCTTCAAAAATAGACCCAACGAATTG CATGTTCCAAAAAATGTGATTAAGGACTCGTCCCTTACTTTTGGAGAACAGATTACCCTTTCACGTTGCCAATGCTTCCAATTCGAG GATACTCAAAGAGATGAATTACGAGACTATCATGGCTTGCCACAATGGACACCCATATATTCGGAAGTAGCAAAAGTGTCTGAGTGGCGTGATGGTCGAGTATGTATCAAAGGGTGGACAAGtttttgtaaaaagaacaagataaataaaaatgatgcatgcaTCTGTGAAATTATATCAGGAGAAGATCGAATAATAAGAACAATTCAGGTGCATGTGCTTGGTGCTAGAAACGGATGA
- the LOC100795378 gene encoding cell division cycle protein 123 homolog has translation MEEEEVNRCQIQEWYPKFKSVSFKTLIHQLPESFIQYLLDDSGPFLLPDSVLNEDALPNRIHNPDEEEDFQVSEGSGDEAEASAPPSFPELELKIKDFIESLGGAVFPKLNWSAPKDSAWISTSGTLRCISFSEIALLFRASDSLVHDLCHAYDSCQDKSSTRPQNFFLALRKWYPSLQPDMEFRCFVRNQKLIGISQREVTTFYPVLLEKKNDLLFLIQAFFINHVRAKFESENYTFDVYITKDDRVKIVDFNPWGAFTLSLLFTWDELDHIHSEGNDVEFRIVEDRCAVRPGLKTAVPFDYLDTSPGSGWDQFLRNADEELRRQSTGAGA, from the coding sequence ATGGAAGAGGAAGAGGTGAATCGATGCCAGATTCAGGAATGGTATCCAAAGTTCAAATCTGTATCCTTCAAGACCTTAATTCATCAACTTCCTGAATCATTTATTCAGTACCTTCTTGATGACTCAGGGCCCTTCCTGTTGCCTGATTCTGTCTTAAATGAAGATGCATTACCCAATAGAATTCATAACCCAGATGAGGAAGAAGATTTTCAGGTGTCTGAGGGATCTGGTGATGAAGCAGAAGCTTCTGCACCACCTTCTTTTCCAGAACTTGAATTGAAAATTAAGGACTTCATTGAGTCCCTTGGGGGTGCAGTCTTCCCTAAGCTGAATTGGAGTGCCCCGAAAGATTCAGCTTGGATAAGCACCTCTGGTACCCTTCGATGCATCAGTTTCAGTGAGATTGCACTTTTATTTCGAGCATCTGACTCATTGGTCCATGATTTGTGCCATGCTTATGATTCGTGCCAGGATAAATCTTCAACTAGACCCCAGAATTTCTTTCTTGCTCTCCGTAAATGGTATCCATCCCTTCAGCCAGACATGGAATTTCGATGTTTTGTACGGAATCAGAAATTAATTGGAATTTCTCAACGGGAGGTTACCACTTTTTATCCTGTTTTGCTTGAAAAGAAGAATGATCTCCTTTTTCTGATACAGGCATTTTTCATCAATCATGTGAGGGCTAAATTTGAGTCAGAAAACTACACATTTGATGTTTACATTACAAAGGATGACAGAGTTAAGATTGTGGATTTCAACCCTTGGGGTGCATTTACATTGTCATTGTTGTTTACATGGGATGAATTGGACCATATTCATAGTGAAGGAAATGATGTGGAGTTCAGAATTGTGGAAGATCGTTGTGCTGTTAGGCCAGGCCTTAAAACAGCAGTCCCATTTGACTACTTGGATACCAGCCCGGGGAGTGGTTGGGATCAATTTCTAAGAAATGCAGATGAAGAGTTAAGACGACAATCTACAGGAGCTGGTGCATGA
- the LOC100811174 gene encoding probably inactive leucine-rich repeat receptor-like protein kinase IMK2 produces MENKNLTSKCFFYYNPSHFFRLFFCLWILMVPVASEERWDGVVVTQSNFLALQAFKQELVDPKGFLRSWNDSGYGACSGAWVGIKCAQGQVIVIQLPWKGLKGHITERIGQLRGLRKLSLHDNQIGGSIPSALGLLLNLRGVQLFNNRFTGTIPPSLGSCPLLQSLDLSNNLLTGTIPMSLGNATKLYWLNLSFNSLSGPMPTSLTSLTYLSLQHNNLSGSIPNSWGGSLKNNFFRLRNLIIDHNLLSGSIPASLGGLSELTEISLSHNQFSGAIPNEIGNLSRLKTLDFSNNALNGSLPAALSNVSSLTLLNVENNHLGNQIPEALGRLHNLSVLVLSRNQFSGHIPQNIGNISKLRQLDLSLNNLSGEIPVAFDNLRSLSFFNVSHNNLSGPVPTLLAQKFNSSSFVGNIQLCGYSPSTTCPSLAPSGSPPEISEHHHHKKLGTKDIILIVAGVLLVVLVTICCILLFCLIKKRATSNAEGGQATGRASAAAAGRTEKGVPPVAGEAEAGGEVGGKLVHFDGPLTFTADDLLCATAEIMGKSTYGTVYKATLEDGSQAAVKRLREKITKGQREFESEVSIIGRIRHPNLLALRAYYLGPKGEKLLVFDYMPNGSLASFLHSRGPETAIDWPTRMKIAQGMAHGLLYLHSRENIIHGNLTSSNVLLDENVNAKIADFGLSRLMTTAANSNVIATAGALGYRAPELSKLKKANTKTDVYSLGVILLELLTGKPPGEAMNGVDLPQWVASIVKEEWTNEVFDVELMRDASTYGDEMLNTLKLALHCVDPSPSARPEVQQVLQQLEEIRPEISAASSGDDGAIPSTSE; encoded by the exons ATGGAGAACAAGAACCTGACCtcgaaatgttttttttactacaaCCCAAGTCATTTTTTCCGGTTGTTTTTCTGTTTGTGGATTCTCATGGTACCAGTGGCGAGTGAAGAGCGTTGGGATGGGGTGGTTGTGACGCAATCAAACTTCCTAGCACTTCAAGCGTTCAAGCAAGAGCTGGTTGATCCCAAAGGCTTCTTGAGAAGCTGGAACGACAGTGGCTATGGAGCTTGTTCTGGAGCTTGGGTTGGCATCAAGTGTGCTCAGGGACAGGTCATTGTGATCCAGCTTCCATGGAAGGGGTTGAAGGGTCACATAACTGAGAGGATTGGCCAACTTAGGGGGCTTAGAAAGCTTAGCCTTCATGATAACCAAATTGGTGGTTCAATCCCTTCAGCACTTGGACTTCTTCTCAATCTAAGAGGGGTTCAGCTCTTCAACAATAGGTTCACAGGGACCATCCCTCCTTCGTTAGGGTCATGTCCTTTGCTTCAGTCTTTGGACCTCAGCAATAATTTGCTCACTGGGACAATCCCCATGAGCCTTGGGAATGCCACTAAGCTTTATTGGCTTAACTTGAGCTTTAACTCCTTGTCTGGCCCAATGCCAACTAGCTTAACTTCTCTCACCTACCTATCTCTTCAACACAATAACCTCTCGGGCTCTATTCCTAACTCATGGGGTGGTAGCTTGAAAAATAACTTCTTTCGGCTTCGAAATCTGATCATAGATCATAACTTGTTGAGTGGAAGCATTCCTGCTTCTTTGGGTGGCTTGAGTGAACTCACAGAGATTTCTCTTAGTCATAACCAGTTTAGTGGAGCTATCCCAAATGAAATAGGAAACCTTTCTAGACTTAAAACTCTGGATTTTTCTAACAATGCCTTGAATGGAAGCTTGCCGGCCGCTCTCTCTAATGTTTCCTCACTCACTCTCTTGAATGTAGAGAACAACCACCTTGGCAATCAAATCCCAGAAGCCTTAGGCAGATTGCATAATCTTTCTGTTCTAGTTCTGAGCAGAAACCAATTTAGTGGCCACATTCCTCAAAATATTGGAAACATTTCAAAGCTTAGGCAGCTTGATTTGTCACTGAATAATCTTAGTGGAGAAATTCCAGTCGCCTTTGATAATCTGCGTAGTCTTAGTTTCTTCAACGTTTCTCATAACAACCTCTCTGGTCCAGTTCCCACCCTACTTGCTCAAAAATTTAACTCGAGCTCATTTGTGGGGAATATTCAACTATGTGGCTATAGCCCTTCAACCACATGTCCCTCCCTAGCTCCTTCTGGTTCACCTCCTGAAATATCAGAACACCATCATCATAAGAAATTAGGCACCAAAGACATAATTCTCATAGTAGCAGGAGTGCTCCTTGTAGTCCTGGTAACAATTTGCTGCATTCTGCTATTctgcttgataaaaaaaagagcaaCATCAAATGCTGAGGGTGGCCAGGCCACGGGGAGAGCATCTGCAGCAGCTGCTGGCAGGACAGAAAAAGGAGTCCCTCCTGTCGCAGGCGAAGCCGAAGCGGGTGGCGAGGTCGGAGGCAAACTAGTCCATTTTGATGGACCATTGACCTTTACAGCTGATGATCTCTTGTGTGCAACAGCAGAGATAATGGGAAAGAGTACATATGGAACTGTGTATAAGGCTACATTAGAGGATGGAAGTCAAGCTGCAGTGAAACGATTGAGGGAAAAGATCACTAAAGGTCAAAGAGAATTTGAATCTGAAGTTAGTATTATAGGAAGAATTAGACACCCGAATCTTTTGGCATTAAGAGCCTATTACTTGGGACCCAAAGGAGAAAAGCTTCTAGTATTTGATTACATGCCTAATGGAAGTCTTGCTTCTTTCCTACATT CTCGTGGGCCAGAAACAGCCATTGATTGGCCAACAAGGATGAAAATAGCACAGGGAATGGCTCATGGCTTGTTATACCTTCATTCCAGGGAGAACATTATACATGGAAACCTTACGTCCAGCAATGTGCTGCTGGATGAGAATGTGAATGCTAAAATAGCCGATTTTGGTCTTTCTCGGTTGATGACAACTGCTGCTAATTCTAACGTCATTGCCACTGCTGGAGCATTGGGATACCGAGCACCTGAGCTCTCGAAGCTGAAAAAAGCCAACACAAAAACAGATGTATACAGTCTTGGTGTCATCTTGTTAGAACTCCTAACGGGGAAGCCACCTGGTGAGGCTATGAATGGAGTGGATTTACCTCAGTGGGTTGCCTCCATTGTCAAAGAGGAGTGGACAAATGAGGTTTTTGATGTAGAGTTGATGAGAGATGCTTCAACATACGGCGACGAGATGCTGAACACGTTGAAGCTTGCTTTGCACTGTGTTGATCCTTCTCCATCAGCACGACCAGAAGTTCAGCAAGTCCTTCAGCAGCTTGAAGAGATTAGACCAGAGATATCAGCAGCCAGTTCGGGTGACGATGGAGCCATCCCTTCGACTAGTGAATGA
- the LOC100792216 gene encoding sorting nexin 2B: MMNHDSNNEQHQILHVSQDDEIMESLILDDDSSSVQQHHRPTSPQSPNSPFNSFLDPPSYADAIFTSFDSNGHDQAIESPAARSGSEDYLHISVTDPQKEQDIATSLVPGAAAFYTYLITTRTNLPEYGGIGAEFAVRRRFRDVVTLSDRLSEAYRGFFIPVRPDKSTVESQVMQKQEFVEQRRVALEKYLRKLAAHPVIGRSEELRLFLEAKGRLPLAKTFDVASRMLDGAVRLPRQLFGGEAELGEVAQPAKGGRDLLRIFKELKQSVANDWVGSKPLVVEEDKEFMERKDKLVDFEHHLSNVSQQAESLVKFQQDMGETVGELGLAFVKLTKFETEEAIFESQRVRAADMRNVATAAVKASRLYRELNTQTIKHLDKLHEYLGTMLAVNNAFSDRSSALLTVQTLSSELASLHSRVEKLEVASSKIFGGDKSRMRKIEELKEAIRVTENAKICADREYERIKENNRSELERIDQERNSDFLSMLRGFVVNQAGYAEKTASVWEKLAEETAAYSSDSS, from the exons ATGATGAATCACGATTCCAACAACGAACAACATCAGATTCTCCATGTCTCGCAGGACGACGAGATAATGGAATCGCTAATCCTCGATGACGACAGCTCTTCCGTTCAGCAGCACCACCGTCCTACGTCGCCGCAGAGCCCTAATTCCCCTTTCAACTCGTTCCTCGACCCTCCCTCCTACGCCGACGCGATCTTCACCTCCTTCGATTCCAACGGTCACGACCAAGCCATCGAATCCCCCGCCGCCCGATCCGGCTCCGAAGACTACCTCCACATCTCCGTCACCGATCCTCAGAAGGAGCAGGACATCGCCACCTCCCTCGTCCCCGGCGCCGCCGCCTTCTACACCTACCTCATCACCACGCGCACTAACCTCCCCGAATATGGCGGCATCGGTGCTGAGTTCGCCGTCCGGCGGCGGTTCCGCGACGTGGTGACACTCTCCGACCGGCTCTCGGAGGCATACCGCGGGTTCTTCATCCCGGTGCGGCCGGACAAGAGCACGGTGGAGAGCCAGGTGATGCAGAAGCAGGAGTTTGTGGAGCAGCGGCGCGTGGCGTTGGAGAAGTACCTCAGGAAGCTGGCGGCGCACCCGGTGATCGGGCGGAGCGAGGAGCTCAGGTTGTTTCTCGAGGCCAAGGGGCGGCTGCCGCTGGCCAAGACCTTCGATGTCGCGTCGCGAATGCTCGATGGCGCCGTGAGGTTGCCAAGGCAGCTGTTCGGGGGAGAGGCGGAGCTGGGAGAGGTGGCTCAGCCGGCCAAGGGCGGGAGGGACTTGCTCAGGATTTTCAAGGAGTTGAAGCAGTCTGTTGCCAATGACTGGGTTGGGAGCAAGCCACTTGTTGTGGAGGAGGATAAGGAGTTCATGGAGAGGAAGGATAAGTTGGTGGATTTTGAGCACCATCTTAGCAATGTTTCTCAGCAG GCTGAATCCCTTGTCAAGTTTCAGCAAGACATGGGTGAAACGGTTGGTGAATTAGGTCTGGCTTTTGTAAAGCTTACCAAATTTGAGACGGAAGAAGCCATATTTGAGTCTCAGAGAGTTCGAGCTGCTGACATGAGAAATGTGGCAACTGCAGCTGTTAAAGCAAGCAGGTTATATAGAGAGCTGAATACACAGACAATCAAACATTTG GATAAACTACATGAATACCTTGGGACAATGCTAGCTGTTAACAATGCATTTTCTGACAGATCGAGTGCATTGTTGACTGTTCAAACACTCTCATCAGAACTAGCTTCTTTACATTCACGGGTGGAAAAACTTGAAGTTGCTTCATCCAAAATATTTGGTGGAGACAAGTCTAGGATGCGGAAAATTGAAGAGTTAAAAGAAGCCATTAGAGTTACTGAGAATGCTAAAATTTGTGCAGATAGAGAGTATGAACGAATCAAG GAAAATAATAGGAGTGAACTTGAAAGAATTGACCAAGAGAGGAATAGCGACTTCCTAAGCATGCTGCGAGGGTTTGTTGTCAATCAA GCAGGCTATGCAGAGAAGACGGCTTCTGTGTGGGAGAAGCTTGCGGAAGAAACGGCTGCTTACTCGAGTGACAGCAGCTAA
- the LOC100796956 gene encoding laccase-5 produces MEALKTLFLAIFVVLASALYSANAKIQEHEFVIQATPVKRLCNTHSTITVNGQFPGPTLEVNNGDTLVVKVTNKARYNVTIHWHGIRQMRTGWADGPEFVTQCPIRPGESYTYRFTIQGQEGTLWWHAHSSWLRATVYGALIIHPREGEAYPFTKPKRETPILLGEWWDANPIDVVRQATQTGAAPNTSDAYTINGQPGDLYKCSSQGTTIVPIDSGETNLLRVINAALNQPLFFTVANHKLTVVGADASYLKPFTTNVIMLGPGQTTDVLIQGDQPPTRYYMAARAYQSAQNAPFDNTTTTAILEYKSAPCPTKGSSIKPVMPSLPAYNDTNTVTAFSKSFRSPRKVEVPAEIDDNLFFTIGLGLNNCPKNFNANQCQGPNGTRFTASMNNVSFVLPNNVSILQAHHLGVQGVFTTDFPTQPPVKFDYTGNVSRSLWQPVQGTKVTKLKFGSRVQIVLQDTSIVTPENHPIHLHGYDFYIVAEGFGNFDPNKDTSKFNLVDPPMRNTVAVPVNGWAVIRFVADNPGAWIMHCHLDVHIGWGLATVLLVDNGVGLLQSIEPPPEDLPLC; encoded by the exons ATGGAAGCTCTCAAGACCCTCTTCTTAGCCATTTTTGTTGTCTTGGCTTCCGCATTGTATTCAGCCAATGCCAAAATCCAGGAGCATGAATTTGTT ATTCAAGCAACGCCAGTGAAGAGGCTGTGCAACACCCACAGCACCATCACAGTGAATGGACAATTCCCTGGTCCAACATTGGAAGTCAACAATGGTGACACTTTGGTCGTCAAAGTCACTAACAAAGCTCGTTACAATGTGACTATTCACTG GCATGGAATTCGGCAAATGAGAACAGGATGGGCTGATGGACCAGAATTTGTGACTCAGTGCCCTATTCGTCCTGGAGAAAGTTACACCTATCGTTTTACCATTCAAGGACAAGAAGGAACACTTTGGTGGCATGCTCATAGCTCATGGCTAAGAGCCACTGTTTATGGTGCTTTAATCATTCACCCCAGGGAGGGAGAGGCGTATCCTTTCACTAAGCCAAAGCGCGAGActccaattcttcttg gggaGTGGTGGGACGCAAACCCGATCGATGTTGTGAGACAAGCTACACAAACAGGAGCAGCACCTAATACTTCTGATGCATACACCATCAATGGTCAACCTGGCGATCTTTACAAGTGTTCTAGCCAag GCACCACCATTGTTCCAATAGATTCTGGCGAGACAAACCTCCTAAGAGTGATCAATGCAGCACTGAACCAACCCTTGTTCTTCACAGTGGCCAACCACAAGCTCACAGTGGTTGGTGCCGATGCCTCCTACCTTAAACCCTTCACCACCAACGTCATCATGCTGGGACCAGGCCAAACCACCGATGTCCTCATCCAAGGTGACCAACCTCCCACACGCTACTACATGGCCGCACGTGCCTACCAATCCGCCCAAAACGCACCGTTTgacaacaccaccaccaccgccatTCTCGAATATAAATCCGCACCGTGCCCCACCAAGGGTTCTTCGATCAAACCCGTTATGCCGTCTCTCCCAGCCTACAACGACACCAACACAGTCACTGCTTTCAGCAAAAGCTTCAGAAGCCCCAGAAAAGTTGAAGTCCCCGCAGAAATTGATGACAATCTTTTCTTCACCATTGGCCTTGGACTCAACAATTGCCCGAAAAATTTCAATGCGAACCAATGCCAGGGACCGAATGGAACGCGTTTCACTGCCAGCATGAACAATGTCTCGTTTGTTCTCCCAAACAACGTTTCCATCTTGCAGGCTCATCACCTTGGTGTGCAAGGAGTGTTCACCACTGATTTTCCTACGCAACCTCCTGTCAAGTTTGATTACACTGGTAATGTGAGTCGTTCTCTGTGGCAACCTGTTCAAGGGACCAAAGTGACCAAGTTGAAGTTTGGATCGAGGGTGCAGATTGTGTTGCAGGATACTAGCATTGTGACCCCTGAGAACCACCCCATTCACCTTCATGGGTATGATTTCTACATCGTGGCTGAGGGGTTTGGGAATTTTGATCCGAACAAAGATACTTCCAAGTTCAACCTTGTTGATCCACCTATGAGGAACACTGTGGCTGTGCCAGTGAATGGATGGGCAGTTATCAGATTTGTTGCTGACAACCCAG GAGCTTGGATCATGCATTGTCACTTGGATGTTCACATCGGATGGGGTTTGGCCACTGTGCTTTTGGTGGATAATGGAGTAGGCCTGTTGCAATCCATAGAGCCCCCTCCTGAGGATCTGCCTCTATGTTAg
- the DREB2A2 gene encoding dehydration-responsive element-binding protein 2A2, translated as MGAYDQVSLKPLDSSRKRKSRSRGYGTRSVAETIAKWKEYNEHLYSGKDDSRTTPKAPAKGSKKGCMKGKGGPQNSQCNYRGVRQRTWGKWVGEIREPNRGSRLWLGTFSSAQEAALAYDEAARAMYGPCARLNFPGITDYASFKESLKESPMAASSSCSSAETATSDTTTTSNQSEVCAAEDVKENPRLVNVNDKVNDCHKAYEAASPTSRMKQEPKDEAVDHMVPGAGKILDVRPEGTHDAGQVAEDVNKDQMDLPWIDGFDFSDNYLNRFSTDELFQVDELLGLIDNNPIDESALMQSLDFGQMGFPGDGNPQVDDTLSSFIYQLQNPDAKLLGSLPHMEQTPSGFDYGLDFLKTVESGDYNGGGEEPRFLNLDDDLNPDSKGMQARKDD; from the coding sequence ATGGGTGCTTATGATCAAGTTTCTCTTAAGCCATTGGATTCTTCTAGAAAGAGGAAAAGTAGGAGCAGAGGGTATGGGACTAGATCCGTGGCTGAGACTATTGCAAAGTGGAAGGAATACAACGAACACCTTTATTCTGGCAAAGATGATAGTAGAACAACTCCAAAGGCACCGGCTAAAGGTTCGAAGAAAGGGTGCATGAAAGGGAAGGGAGGACCTCAAAACTCTCAGTGTAACTACAGAGGAGTTAGGCAGAGGACATGGGGGAAATGGGTTGGTGAGATTAGGGAGCCCAATAGAGGAAGCAGGCTTTGGTTGGGTACCTTCTCTTCTGCCCAGGAAGCTGCTCTTGCCTATGATGAAGCTGCTAGAGCTATGTATGGTCCTTGTGCACGCCTCAATTTTCCCGGCATCACAGATTATGCTTCTTTTAAGGAATCGTTGAAGGAATCTCCGATGGCCGCATCGTCCTCTTGTTCTTCGGCAGAAACTGCAACATCTGACACTACTACTACATCCAACCAATCGGAGGTTTGTGCAGCTGAGGATGTTAAGGAGAATCCTCGACTTGTCAATGTGAATGATAAGGTTAACGATTGTCATAAGGCTTATGAAGCTGCCTCACCAACTAGCAGAATGAAGCAAGAGCCTAAGGATGAGGCTGTGGATCACATGGTCCCCGGGGCTGGGAAAATTCTAGATGTCAGACCAGAAGGAACACATGATGCCGGGCAGGTTGCAGAGGATGTAAACAAAGATCAGATGGACTTGCCATGGATTGATGGCTTTGATTTTAGTGACAATTACTTGAACAGGTTTTCCACGGATGAGTTATTTCAGGTGGATGAACTTTTGGGGCTTATAGATAATAACCCAATTGATGAGTCTGCGTTGATGCAAAGTTTGGATTTTGGACAAATGGGTTTTCCTGGAGATGGTAATCCTCAGGTGGATGATACGCTTTCAAGCTTTATTTATCAGTTGCAAAATCCAGATGCCAAGTTGTTGGGAAGTTTGCCCCATATGGAGCAGACACCTTCAGGTTTTGATTATGGATTAGATTTCTTAAAAACAGTGGAGTCAGGGGATTATAATGGTGGAGGGGAAGAACCGCGATTTCTTAATTTGGATGATGATCTGAACCCTGATTCAAAGGGCATGCAAGCAAGGAAGGATGACTAG